The following are encoded together in the Actinomycetota bacterium genome:
- the csrA gene encoding carbon storage regulator CsrA: MLVLTRKINESVMIGDEVEVCLLEIKGDKVRLGIKAPRSVTVHRKEVYEEIRRANEEAARSSFEGAREAERIMEELGGAHGRQG, translated from the coding sequence ATGCTCGTTCTCACCCGGAAGATAAACGAGAGCGTGATGATCGGAGACGAGGTGGAGGTCTGCCTGCTGGAGATCAAGGGAGACAAGGTCCGCCTCGGCATAAAGGCGCCGCGCTCGGTGACCGTGCACCGGAAGGAAGTCTACGAGGAGATCAGGCGGGCCAACGAGGAGGCGGCGCGCTCCAGTTTCGAGGGGGCGCGGGAGGCCGAGAGGATAATGGAGGAACTAGGGGGCGCGCATGGGCGGCAGGGGTGA
- a CDS encoding DegT/DnrJ/EryC1/StrS aminotransferase family protein gives MRRRVPMVRPLIGEEEERAVFEVLDSGRLAQGPVVRAFEAAFAAYCGAAHAVAVSNGTVALHAALRAFGISEGDEVITTPFSYSGTRSAS, from the coding sequence ATGAGACGCCGCGTCCCCATGGTCAGGCCGCTCATCGGCGAGGAGGAAGAACGCGCCGTGTTCGAGGTGCTCGATTCCGGCAGGCTGGCGCAGGGACCGGTGGTCAGGGCATTCGAGGCCGCCTTCGCCGCTTACTGCGGCGCCGCCCATGCCGTCGCCGTTTCCAACGGCACCGTCGCCCTCCACGCCGCCCTGCGCGCCTTCGGCATCTCGGAGGGTGACGAGGTGATCACCACGCCGTTCTCATACTCGGGCACGAGGTCTGCTTCATGA
- the flgL gene encoding flagellar hook-associated protein FlgL, translated as MRITNRMISENTLKDLQRVLGEVLAVQEQLSTGKRVNRPSDDPFATHRAISSRGAVLVLEQYARNVSEIKGWVTTTDYALSNITEALREVRTLAIQAANGYLTGTDRENIALRIDEFRDTIMQLSRQQFAGRYVFSGTRTGEEPFTWTGTDVLYNGNAEHIRVNIGPGADLAVNVTGEEAFMNIGVSGTNVFKLLYDLAQAVRAGDHQAVGGELLGAIDDAMDKVVEKQGVTGSAANRLERMESLISQLTEREMSLLSEAEDVDLAEAVMNMNLKQSAYQASLAACARVILPSLLDYLG; from the coding sequence ATGAGGATAACCAACCGCATGATCAGCGAGAACACCCTGAAGGACCTGCAGCGCGTGCTGGGGGAGGTCCTCGCGGTCCAGGAGCAGCTCTCCACGGGGAAGAGGGTGAACCGTCCCTCCGACGATCCCTTTGCCACCCACCGCGCCATCAGCTCGCGGGGAGCGGTGTTGGTGCTGGAGCAATACGCGCGTAACGTGAGCGAGATAAAGGGCTGGGTGACCACCACCGACTACGCCCTGAGCAACATCACCGAGGCCCTCCGGGAGGTGCGCACCCTGGCCATCCAAGCGGCCAACGGCTACCTCACCGGCACCGACCGCGAGAACATCGCCCTGCGCATCGACGAGTTCAGGGACACCATCATGCAGCTCAGCCGCCAGCAGTTCGCGGGACGCTACGTGTTCTCGGGCACGCGTACCGGCGAGGAGCCCTTCACCTGGACGGGCACCGACGTCCTCTACAACGGCAACGCGGAGCACATACGGGTGAACATCGGGCCGGGGGCGGACCTGGCGGTGAACGTCACCGGCGAGGAGGCCTTCATGAACATCGGGGTCTCGGGGACCAACGTGTTCAAGCTCCTGTACGACCTGGCCCAGGCGGTGAGGGCTGGGGACCACCAGGCGGTGGGAGGAGAGCTGCTGGGAGCCATCGACGACGCCATGGACAAGGTGGTGGAGAAGCAGGGGGTGACGGGCTCGGCCGCGAACCGCCTTGAGCGCATGGAGTCCCTCATATCCCAGCTCACGGAAAGGGAGATGAGCCTGCTCTCCGAGGCCGAGGACGTGGACCTCGCGGAGGCGGTGATGAACATGAACCTCAAGCAGAGCGCCTACCAGGCATCCCTGGCCGCCTGCGCGCGGGTCATCCTGCCCTCCCTCCTCGACTACCTGGGTTGA
- a CDS encoding glycosyltransferase family 4 protein → MFFNHADSEFWLGASSCDHYVDFRTIGAELSLRERGVASTRVIPLTTDLARVPDIRASLGIPRRATLSLFLSSIWKAMTDPGFCFFRAVSHILEKHPHHYHLFLTVPPEPETLAGLMPMERDAARRFMITGPYADLRPFYSSSDFLVETFPVVGGTVRVEAMAMGLPVVAFSHPEQPLYSSTDALGPDYPYTASSEEDVERIASFFIEDAAARQACGSRLRERFRDTASPPLVRAELLRLLEEVAA, encoded by the coding sequence GTGTTCTTCAACCACGCAGACAGCGAATTCTGGCTGGGCGCGTCCAGTTGCGACCACTACGTTGATTTCCGCACCATAGGAGCGGAGCTCAGCCTTCGCGAGAGAGGCGTGGCAAGCACGCGGGTTATCCCCCTCACCACGGACCTGGCGAGGGTACCCGATATCCGGGCCTCTCTGGGGATCCCGCGCCGCGCCACCCTCTCCTTATTTCTTAGTAGTATATGGAAGGCTATGACCGACCCCGGCTTCTGTTTTTTCCGCGCCGTGTCGCACATCCTGGAAAAGCACCCCCACCATTACCATCTATTCCTGACCGTCCCCCCGGAGCCGGAGACCCTTGCGGGCCTCATGCCCATGGAGAGGGATGCGGCACGGCGTTTCATGATCACGGGACCCTACGCGGACTTGCGTCCCTTCTACTCCAGCTCCGATTTTCTCGTCGAGACCTTTCCTGTGGTGGGCGGCACGGTACGCGTGGAGGCCATGGCCATGGGCCTTCCCGTGGTGGCCTTCAGCCATCCGGAGCAGCCACTTTACTCATCCACCGACGCGCTGGGTCCGGACTATCCGTATACCGCCTCGAGCGAGGAAGACGTGGAGAGGATCGCCTCCTTCTTCATCGAGGACGCCGCGGCGCGGCAAGCCTGCGGGTCCCGACTGCGGGAGCGCTTCCGGGATACGGCCTCCCCTCCCCTGGTACGAGCGGAGCTGCTGCGCCTGCTGGAGGAGGTGGCGGCATGA
- a CDS encoding tetratricopeptide repeat protein has translation MATFSVLMPAYNHERFVAEAMESVLGQTFSDLELIVIDDASRDSTPDIIRRYAANDHRVKAHFHARNRGISATLNEALDLATGRFVAVINSDDLWMPDKLRRQWEVLRDNEDLVVWTEGVLVDAEGRYTGKTFTASCRAEERKKAGDLFDELVMGNHVLHSSIAAKRETMAAIRYDEDLRYNNDHKLLLDLADSHLYSFLSDALVGYRIHGDKPSIHNPVEWDEDYMRLYSYALDRYGGRLRKEKKALLYLYLCRIYDRQGMRSNAVRLLSRALKLDQDPALLYKALNLCDGMRRNEHFWALAPRVEGDRRRAAGTAGAAGGAVPGQSASVHAPEETFASGLEHALRGDHGGALELFEGALRADPDASGAWVNIAIIRSMSGDMKGAMSCLRASLEAGGSEAHAWYNMGVVHDREGRPEEAKGCFERAASLLRGSGNIDMLAAAEMGRGVCLAGMGSYTEAVSCMERASRLIPTDPRPVFNRAFCLEMAERYEEAVRGYEEAARLVREPRWEEMRKGLCLERMGRMREAARCFDRVLQRDPGDDEAWLEKGRNLQSRGEFGKALQCYGRAVKANPKNAEAWRRRGWLLALSGRAGEAADCYREALRFVPRDPEVLEAAGAACLAAHGYDEAEGCFYAALEEEQDSLTSWLGLAACREARGDLEGALECVEEAIVREPTAAEAWNERGNILSRLGALKEARFCYLRALELEERLPEVWFNLAAVEEELGDREACARALRRFIDCAPAEWEERVEAARRRLAEWEVEEALARRRGV, from the coding sequence TTGGCGACGTTCAGCGTGCTCATGCCCGCCTACAACCACGAGCGCTTCGTGGCCGAGGCCATGGAGAGCGTGCTCGGGCAGACGTTCTCGGACCTCGAGCTCATCGTCATCGACGACGCCTCACGCGATTCCACGCCCGATATCATCAGGCGGTATGCCGCGAACGACCACAGGGTGAAGGCGCATTTCCACGCCCGCAACCGGGGCATCTCCGCGACCTTGAACGAAGCCCTCGACCTGGCGACGGGGAGGTTCGTGGCGGTGATAAACTCGGACGACCTCTGGATGCCGGATAAGCTGCGGCGGCAGTGGGAGGTGCTGCGGGACAACGAGGACCTCGTGGTGTGGACGGAGGGCGTTTTGGTGGACGCGGAGGGGAGGTACACGGGGAAGACCTTCACCGCCTCTTGCCGCGCGGAGGAGAGGAAGAAGGCCGGCGACCTTTTCGACGAGCTGGTGATGGGCAATCACGTGTTGCACAGCAGCATCGCGGCGAAGCGCGAGACCATGGCGGCCATACGGTACGACGAGGACCTCAGGTACAACAACGACCACAAGCTGTTGCTGGACCTGGCGGATTCGCATCTGTACTCTTTCCTTTCCGATGCACTGGTGGGATACCGCATCCACGGCGACAAACCCTCCATCCATAACCCCGTAGAATGGGACGAGGACTATATGCGCCTCTATTCCTACGCCCTGGACCGCTACGGTGGACGGCTGCGGAAGGAGAAGAAGGCCCTGCTCTATCTCTATCTCTGCCGTATCTACGACCGGCAGGGGATGCGCTCCAACGCCGTGCGCCTGCTCTCCCGGGCCCTGAAACTGGACCAAGACCCCGCTCTCCTGTACAAGGCGCTCAATCTCTGCGACGGGATGCGCAGGAACGAGCACTTCTGGGCCTTAGCGCCCCGGGTTGAGGGGGACAGGAGGCGGGCGGCCGGTACCGCGGGCGCCGCCGGGGGGGCGGTGCCGGGACAGAGCGCCTCTGTCCATGCCCCCGAGGAGACCTTCGCGAGCGGCCTCGAACACGCCCTGCGAGGCGATCACGGCGGGGCGCTGGAGCTCTTCGAGGGGGCGCTGCGGGCCGACCCCGATGCCTCCGGGGCATGGGTCAACATCGCCATCATCCGCAGCATGTCGGGAGACATGAAAGGCGCCATGTCCTGCCTGCGGGCGTCGCTGGAGGCGGGCGGTTCGGAGGCCCATGCTTGGTACAACATGGGCGTGGTCCATGACCGAGAGGGCAGGCCGGAGGAGGCGAAGGGTTGCTTCGAGCGCGCCGCGAGCCTCCTGAGGGGAAGCGGCAACATCGACATGCTCGCCGCCGCGGAGATGGGGCGCGGTGTTTGCCTGGCGGGAATGGGGAGTTATACCGAGGCCGTGTCCTGCATGGAGCGGGCGTCGCGCCTTATCCCCACGGACCCCAGACCGGTTTTCAACCGCGCCTTCTGCCTGGAGATGGCCGAGAGGTACGAGGAGGCCGTGCGGGGCTACGAGGAGGCGGCGCGGCTGGTGCGGGAGCCGCGTTGGGAGGAGATGAGGAAGGGCCTCTGCCTGGAGAGGATGGGACGCATGCGGGAGGCGGCGAGGTGTTTCGACAGGGTGTTGCAGCGCGACCCTGGGGACGACGAGGCGTGGCTGGAGAAGGGACGCAATCTCCAGTCTCGAGGCGAGTTCGGGAAGGCGCTGCAATGTTACGGTAGGGCCGTGAAGGCCAACCCGAAGAACGCCGAGGCCTGGCGGCGCAGGGGATGGCTGCTGGCACTGAGCGGCCGGGCCGGCGAGGCGGCGGACTGTTATCGCGAGGCGCTCAGGTTCGTGCCCCGCGACCCCGAGGTACTGGAGGCCGCGGGAGCGGCATGCCTGGCGGCGCACGGTTATGATGAGGCGGAGGGTTGTTTTTACGCGGCCCTCGAGGAGGAGCAAGACAGCCTGACCTCTTGGCTGGGGCTGGCGGCGTGCCGTGAAGCGAGGGGAGACCTGGAGGGCGCCCTGGAATGCGTGGAAGAGGCCATCGTGCGCGAACCGACGGCCGCGGAGGCCTGGAACGAGAGGGGCAACATATTGTCGCGCCTTGGAGCACTGAAGGAGGCGCGTTTCTGCTACCTGCGAGCCTTGGAGCTGGAGGAGAGACTGCCCGAGGTCTGGTTCAACCTGGCGGCGGTGGAGGAGGAGCTGGGAGACCGCGAGGCCTGCGCCAGGGCCCTGCGACGCTTCATAGACTGCGCGCCGGCGGAATGGGAGGAAAGGGTGGAGGCGGCCAGAAGGAGGCTCGCGGAGTGGGAGGTCGAGGAAGCTCTGGCCCGGAGGCGCGGCGTTTGA
- a CDS encoding glycosyltransferase yields MKVLYLYANLQGSGHYRCIYPGRALERLGHRVRFTDRLETWSDTSLPLDLEHDLYVFQLSQDESTLRCMRALGEAGKARVYEIDDYYHAIPFYNPSSSSFRGRASERLAAMEECMREADAVTVATPELAERYSRFNPLTFPLPNCVDTGDPAWQVRREKRDGALVVGWAGSPTHAEDFRLVVGSLKRLCRRYPRVKVAVGGAADVYALLEGIPEEQKIFLPPVGFREYPAMLANFDIGLVPLADNEFNRCKSDLKGLEYSCLGIPVLASPRPSYLRLVKDGVNGFLCEGARDWLAKLTYLVENESARGEMGRRAREAAAARSVDRVAAFWEGVFTALVAEKRLRVSMTAGNN; encoded by the coding sequence ATGAAGGTCCTCTATCTATATGCCAACCTGCAGGGGTCCGGGCATTATCGCTGTATCTACCCCGGTCGTGCCCTTGAGAGGCTGGGACACCGGGTGCGCTTCACGGACCGCCTGGAGACCTGGAGCGACACCTCCCTTCCCCTGGACCTGGAACACGACCTCTACGTCTTCCAGCTCTCGCAGGACGAGTCCACCCTGCGCTGCATGCGCGCCCTGGGGGAGGCGGGGAAGGCGCGCGTCTACGAGATAGACGACTACTATCACGCCATCCCCTTCTACAATCCCTCCTCATCCAGTTTCCGCGGCCGCGCAAGCGAGAGACTAGCGGCCATGGAGGAATGCATGCGCGAGGCGGACGCGGTGACGGTCGCCACGCCCGAGCTGGCGGAGAGATATTCCCGCTTCAACCCCCTGACCTTCCCCCTCCCCAACTGCGTGGACACCGGAGATCCCGCGTGGCAGGTGCGGCGGGAGAAGAGGGACGGGGCGCTGGTGGTGGGTTGGGCGGGCTCCCCCACCCACGCCGAGGATTTCCGCCTGGTGGTGGGAAGCCTGAAGCGCTTATGCCGGAGATACCCGAGGGTTAAGGTCGCCGTGGGTGGAGCCGCGGACGTCTATGCGCTGCTGGAGGGCATCCCCGAGGAACAGAAGATATTCCTGCCGCCCGTGGGCTTTCGGGAATATCCCGCCATGCTGGCCAACTTCGACATCGGACTGGTGCCCCTGGCGGACAACGAGTTCAACCGCTGCAAGAGCGACCTCAAGGGGCTGGAATATTCCTGCCTGGGCATACCGGTGCTGGCCAGCCCGCGGCCTTCCTACCTTCGACTGGTGAAGGACGGGGTCAACGGTTTCCTCTGCGAGGGCGCGCGCGACTGGCTTGCCAAGCTCACCTACCTGGTGGAGAACGAGAGTGCCCGCGGTGAGATGGGACGCAGAGCGCGGGAGGCGGCCGCCGCCAGGAGCGTGGATAGAGTCGCCGCCTTCTGGGAGGGGGTCTTTACGGCCTTGGTGGCGGAAAAGCGGCTGCGTGTCTCGATGACCGCCGGCAACAACTGA
- a CDS encoding response regulator — translation MGGRGESKRILYIEDEPEMARMVTRMLEAEGHTVIEAERGTQGLESLYESFPHLVLLDLRMTVMSGYEFLEAMKSHSGLREIPVVCVTGLGGLDRILEAFMRGADGYLVKPIDLDLLTALIAFLTSRESLEAKTGLLLDLPGMREAARLVGYGVDSLEKAGVLLAVDEAGSEGCTLRQLGSRLGSLHEDLEKEVRELTAAGALRWEEAEGTLRLNLEGGWGEKHDEIRRLLKDKQLLEAFVNGLYTGVLAYALETGYYE, via the coding sequence ATGGGCGGCAGGGGTGAGAGCAAGCGCATCCTCTACATCGAGGACGAGCCGGAGATGGCGCGTATGGTGACGCGCATGCTCGAGGCCGAAGGGCACACCGTGATAGAGGCCGAGAGGGGGACGCAGGGGCTGGAATCCCTGTACGAGTCCTTCCCCCACCTGGTGCTGCTCGACCTGCGCATGACGGTGATGAGCGGCTACGAGTTCCTGGAGGCCATGAAGTCCCACAGCGGCCTGCGCGAGATACCGGTGGTCTGCGTCACCGGCCTGGGAGGGCTGGACCGGATCCTGGAGGCCTTCATGAGGGGAGCGGACGGATACCTCGTGAAGCCCATCGACCTCGATCTCCTCACCGCCCTCATCGCCTTCCTCACCTCCAGGGAGAGCCTGGAGGCCAAAACGGGACTCCTCCTCGACCTTCCCGGCATGCGGGAGGCCGCGAGGCTGGTGGGTTACGGCGTGGACAGCCTGGAGAAGGCGGGGGTGCTCTTGGCCGTGGATGAGGCCGGAAGCGAGGGATGCACGCTGCGCCAGTTGGGGTCGAGGTTGGGATCGCTGCACGAGGACCTGGAGAAGGAGGTGCGCGAACTGACGGCCGCGGGAGCCCTACGGTGGGAGGAGGCGGAGGGCACGCTGCGCCTAAACCTTGAGGGGGGCTGGGGCGAAAAGCATGATGAGATAAGGCGCCTGCTCAAGGACAAACAGCTCCTGGAGGCCTTCGTGAACGGCCTGTACACCGGCGTCCTCGCTTACGCGCTGGAGACGGGCTATTACGAGTGA
- a CDS encoding flagellin, with product MGLRINQNIAAYNAHRNLTQTDNALSKSLERLSSGLRINRAADDAAGLSISEKLRSQVKGLQQASRNAQDGISLIQTAEGALAETHSILQRMRELAVQAANGSLTSLDRQAIQEEVDKLIEEVSRIANSTSYNNQVLLSGTLGSSITVNGASLVPASGIAKIESVGATPGSYTLSYASGSNTLTLTRGAITENAVITPPTGFDTAVVTFASLGIKVTVNSAIDNQDIASGSGGFTVNSSSMSLHIGANKDQTISVSIGDMTASGLGINSVNVSTASGAEEAIEVLDTAITTVSTQRSSLGAIQNRLEHTIANLGVAQENLAASESRIRDVDMAAEMVSFTRNQIMIQAGTAMLAQANAVPQTVLQLLR from the coding sequence ATGGGTCTCAGGATCAACCAGAACATCGCCGCGTACAACGCGCACCGTAACCTGACGCAGACGGACAACGCCCTCTCCAAGTCCCTGGAGAGACTGTCCTCGGGTCTGCGCATCAACCGCGCCGCCGACGACGCCGCGGGGCTGAGCATCAGCGAGAAGCTGCGCAGCCAGGTGAAGGGCCTGCAGCAGGCGTCCCGCAACGCCCAGGACGGCATCTCCCTCATCCAGACCGCGGAGGGAGCGCTGGCGGAAACCCACTCCATCCTGCAGAGGATGAGGGAGCTGGCGGTGCAGGCGGCCAACGGCTCCCTCACCAGTTTGGACCGCCAGGCCATCCAGGAGGAGGTGGACAAACTCATCGAAGAGGTGTCGCGCATCGCCAATTCCACTTCCTACAACAACCAGGTCCTCCTGTCGGGAACTCTCGGGTCCTCCATCACCGTCAACGGAGCCTCGCTGGTGCCCGCCTCGGGTATCGCTAAAATCGAGTCGGTGGGGGCCACCCCGGGTTCATACACCCTCTCCTACGCCAGCGGCAGCAACACCCTGACCCTCACCCGCGGCGCGATAACCGAGAACGCGGTCATCACCCCGCCCACGGGATTCGACACCGCGGTGGTGACCTTCGCCTCCCTGGGCATCAAGGTCACCGTGAACTCAGCCATCGACAACCAGGACATCGCCAGCGGCTCGGGCGGCTTCACCGTGAACTCCAGCTCCATGTCCCTGCACATCGGGGCCAACAAGGACCAGACCATAAGCGTGAGCATCGGGGACATGACTGCGTCGGGGCTGGGCATCAACAGCGTGAACGTGAGTACCGCCTCCGGCGCGGAGGAGGCCATCGAGGTTCTGGACACGGCCATCACCACCGTGTCCACGCAGAGGTCCTCGCTCGGCGCGATCCAGAACCGCCTGGAGCACACCATCGCCAACCTGGGGGTGGCCCAGGAGAACCTCGCCGCATCCGAGTCGCGCATCCGCGACGTGGACATGGCGGCGGAGATGGTCTCCTTCACCCGCAACCAGATCATGATCCAGGCGGGCACGGCCATGCTCGCCCAGGCCAACGCGGTGCCCCAGACGGTGCTGCAGCTGCTGCGCTAG
- a CDS encoding tetratricopeptide repeat protein has protein sequence MAEALLEEGRSSEAEAIFVEAAGMPESASRAWNGLGACRYREGLTEEARACFEMALRADPLNPDALANLATISRERGRLEEAKSLLRKGLAVSPGDPDLLCEYASICAEEGEQEEAERALRAALESDPSHPRALLMLSATLLS, from the coding sequence TTGGCCGAAGCCCTCCTCGAGGAAGGCAGGAGCTCGGAGGCGGAGGCTATCTTCGTGGAGGCCGCCGGCATGCCTGAGAGCGCATCGCGGGCCTGGAACGGGCTGGGCGCCTGCCGATACCGGGAGGGGCTCACCGAGGAAGCGCGGGCATGCTTCGAGATGGCGTTGCGGGCGGATCCCCTAAACCCGGACGCCCTAGCGAACCTGGCCACCATCTCGAGGGAACGCGGACGGCTTGAGGAGGCCAAGTCCCTTTTGCGGAAAGGGCTGGCCGTCTCGCCGGGGGACCCCGACCTCCTATGTGAATACGCCTCGATATGCGCCGAGGAGGGGGAACAGGAAGAGGCGGAACGAGCATTGCGCGCCGCCCTGGAGAGCGACCCCTCCCATCCCCGGGCGCTGCTCATGCTGAGCGCCACCCTTCTCTCCTGA
- a CDS encoding flagellar assembly protein FliW: MLRYESAKLGSIEYGEEQVISFVEGILGFPAYREFVLLEHRQGPFMWLQSLEEPSLAFLVADPWNFFPDYAPEIPDEDVEALELEEPYNFSVFCFVTVPERVEMTSVNLKGPTVVNLNTRRAKQVVLLNPEYTTRHYLFPREAGEAGTAE, from the coding sequence ATGTTGAGGTACGAGAGCGCCAAGCTGGGGAGCATAGAATACGGCGAGGAGCAGGTGATAAGCTTCGTGGAGGGCATCCTGGGGTTCCCCGCCTACCGCGAGTTCGTGCTCCTGGAACACCGGCAGGGGCCGTTCATGTGGCTGCAGTCGCTGGAGGAGCCCTCCCTGGCCTTCCTGGTCGCGGACCCCTGGAATTTCTTTCCTGACTACGCGCCGGAGATACCCGACGAGGACGTGGAGGCGCTGGAGCTGGAGGAGCCCTATAATTTCTCCGTCTTCTGCTTCGTCACCGTCCCGGAGCGGGTGGAGATGACCAGCGTCAACCTCAAGGGGCCCACGGTGGTGAACCTCAATACCAGGAGGGCCAAGCAAGTGGTGCTCCTGAACCCGGAATACACCACTCGGCACTACCTCTTCCCCCGCGAGGCGGGGGAGGCGGGCACGGCGGAATGA
- a CDS encoding flagellin, protein MGLRINQNIAAYNAHRNLTQTDNALSKSLERLSSGLRINRAADDAAGLSISEKLRSQVKGLQQASRNAQDGISLIQTAEGALAETHSILQRMRELAVQAANGSLTSLDRQAIQEEVDKLIEEVSRIANSTSYNNQVLLSGTLGSSITVNGASLVPASGIAKIESVGATPGSYTLSYASGSNTLTLTRGAITENAVITPPTGFDTAVVTFASLGIKVTVNSAIDNQDIASGSGGFTVNSSSMSLHIGANKDQTISVSIGDMTASGLGINSVNVSTASGAEEAIEVLDTAITTVSTQRSSLGAIQNRLEHTIANLGVAQENLAASESRIRDVDMAAEMVSFTRNQIMIQAGTAMLAQANAVPQTVLQLLS, encoded by the coding sequence ATGGGTCTCAGGATCAACCAGAACATCGCCGCGTACAACGCGCACCGTAACCTGACGCAGACGGACAACGCCCTCTCCAAGTCCCTGGAGAGACTGTCCTCGGGTCTGCGCATCAACCGCGCCGCCGACGACGCCGCGGGGCTGAGCATCAGCGAGAAGCTGCGCAGCCAGGTGAAGGGCCTGCAGCAGGCGTCCCGCAACGCCCAGGACGGCATCTCCCTCATCCAGACCGCGGAGGGAGCGCTGGCGGAAACCCACTCCATCCTGCAGAGGATGAGGGAGCTGGCGGTGCAGGCGGCCAACGGCTCCCTCACCAGTTTGGACCGCCAGGCCATCCAGGAGGAGGTGGACAAACTCATCGAAGAGGTGTCGCGCATCGCCAATTCCACTTCCTACAACAACCAGGTCCTCCTGTCGGGAACTCTCGGGTCCTCCATCACCGTCAACGGAGCCTCGCTGGTGCCCGCCTCGGGTATCGCTAAAATCGAGTCGGTGGGGGCCACCCCGGGTTCATACACCCTCTCCTACGCCAGCGGCAGCAACACCCTGACCCTCACCCGCGGCGCGATAACCGAGAACGCGGTCATCACCCCGCCCACGGGATTCGACACCGCGGTGGTGACCTTCGCCTCCCTGGGCATCAAGGTCACCGTGAACTCAGCCATCGACAACCAGGACATCGCCAGCGGCTCGGGCGGCTTCACCGTGAACTCCAGCTCCATGTCCCTGCACATCGGGGCCAACAAGGACCAGACCATAAGCGTGAGCATCGGGGACATGACTGCGTCGGGGCTGGGCATCAACAGCGTGAACGTGAGTACCGCCTCCGGCGCGGAGGAGGCCATCGAGGTTCTGGACACGGCCATCACCACCGTGTCCACGCAGAGGTCCTCGCTCGGCGCGATCCAGAACCGCCTGGAGCACACCATCGCCAACCTGGGGGTGGCCCAGGAGAACCTCGCCGCATCCGAGTCGCGCATCCGCGACGTGGACATGGCGGCGGAGATGGTCTCCTTCACCCGCAACCAGATCATGATCCAGGCGGGCACGGCCATGCTCGCCCAGGCCAACGCGGTGCCCCAGACGGTGCTGCAGCTGCTGTCATAG
- a CDS encoding flagellar protein FlaG, which produces MVVMDMDVSRLGATYGSQFAEPHQVTRKEREAKEAQAAAPPPGPRGPREEGDEEPRPMLSLLSRVMERRGHKVKLSVHEATNRVMIRITDSETGEVINEIPRESYLDMVASFLSNLDRVHGMNLDEIC; this is translated from the coding sequence TTGGTGGTGATGGACATGGATGTCAGCAGGCTGGGGGCGACCTACGGCTCGCAGTTCGCCGAGCCGCACCAGGTCACCAGGAAGGAGAGAGAGGCAAAAGAGGCCCAGGCCGCAGCGCCCCCTCCGGGTCCGCGCGGGCCCCGGGAGGAGGGGGACGAGGAGCCGAGGCCCATGCTGAGCCTCCTCAGCCGGGTGATGGAGAGAAGGGGCCATAAGGTGAAGCTCTCGGTGCACGAGGCCACCAACCGGGTGATGATCAGGATCACGGACTCGGAGACGGGAGAGGTGATCAACGAGATACCGCGGGAGAGCTACCTGGACATGGTGGCGAGCTTTCTCTCCAACCTGGACCGGGTGCACGGCATGAACCTGGACGAGATATGCTGA